One Fuerstiella marisgermanici DNA window includes the following coding sequences:
- a CDS encoding transposase → MLTSGKSLGEVVQSLAVSEATYHRWRQQYGGMKAEEAKRLKELEVENARLKKLLAEAELDKAMLKEIAEGNF, encoded by the coding sequence ATGCTGACGAGCGGCAAGTCGCTCGGTGAAGTTGTTCAATCGCTGGCTGTCAGTGAAGCGACGTATCATCGCTGGCGTCAGCAGTATGGCGGGATGAAGGCGGAGGAAGCGAAGCGTCTGAAGGAGCTGGAAGTTGAGAACGCTCGGCTGAAGAAGCTGCTTGCGGAAGCGGAACTCGACAAGGCGATGTTGAAGGAGATCGCGG